The genomic DNA TGTCGAACTCGCTGGAAGAGGTCACGATCCAGCGGTACTTCCTGCAGCTGGGCCTGATCGCCAACAAGCGCCGCCTGCTGACGCAGGAACACATCATGGTGGCCTTCGCCGACGCCAACCCGGCGAGCCGGGCCAACATCCTGACGATGCTGGGCGCGGAGATGGTGCTCATCAACGTCTACGCCTATCTGAGCCCGGAGTCGGCGACCAACGCCGATGTCCTGCTCGAGGCGGTGCAGACCCGCATCGGCGCGCTCGGCCAGAACACCGGCAGTCTGTCGGACAACGAGGTCGTCTACGACTCGCTGCGCCGCAGCACCGCGGCCTATACCGAAGCCACCGGAACGCTGCTCGACCTGGTCGACCGCTCGCTGGCGGACCGGACCGCCGAACTGCGCGGCGTGGTCCTGCGCGATATCGCGATCGTGGTCACGACCCTGCTGGCCGGCCTGGCCCTCGCCCTCGCGGTCGCCCGCTCGCTGGTCGTTCCGATTCGCCGCCTGCGCCACGGCGCACTGCAGGTCGCCCATGTCGACCTGCCCAACGAGCTCGAGGTGGTGCGCTCCGGCGGCGCCACCCCGGAACCGACCCGCGTCGAGGTGCACACCACCGAGGAGATCGGCCAGCTCGCCCGAGCCGTCGACGACATCCACGGCGCCGCGCTCCACCTGGCCGCCGAACAGGCCCGTCTGCGCCTGCAGATCGGCAGCATGTTCGAGACCCTGTCGCGGCGCAGCCAGTCCCTCGTGGAGCAGCAGCTCTCGCTCATCGAGGAACTCGAGCACGACGAAGACGATTCGGGCCGGCTGCAGAGCCTGTTCCGCCTCGACCACCTCGCCACCCGCATGCGCCGCAACGGCGACAACCTGCTCGTTCTGGCCGGCACCGCGCTGCGCCGCGGTCATCTGCCGCCGGTGCCGCTGTCGGACATGCTCTGGAGCGCGGTCTCGCAGGTCGAGGACTATCAGCGCGTGGAGATCGGCGCCGCGCCCGACGGCGTGGTGCCCGGCGAGCCCGCCGTCGACATCGAGCACCTGCTCGCCGAGCTGATCGACAACGCGTTGCGTTACTCCCCGCCCACCACCTCGGTGGCGGTGTCGGTGGCCCGATCGGTCGATGGCGGCTACCTCATCGAGATCATGGACCGCGGCCTGGGCATGTCGGCCGAGGATCTGCAGACCGTGAACAGCCACCTGGCCTCCGGTGGTGAGGTCACCGTCGAGACCGCGCGCCGCATGGGCCTGTTCGTGGTGGGCCGCCTGGCCAAGCGCCACAACATCACCGTCAACCTGCGCCGCACCTCGGCGATGACCCAGCAGCCGGGCATCACCGCCAGCGTGCACCTGCCCGGCTCGCTGGTCACCGCGCTGCCGCCGAACGACAAGCACCCGAAGGAACTGCTCTCCCCGACGCCCTCGAAGTCCGAGCAGACTTCCT from Nocardia higoensis includes the following:
- a CDS encoding sensor histidine kinase; its protein translation is MLLLPVVLASTFAALRINDELALISQLDAATGQAQLVRPMLEFGASAEQLAIAAVTADPARNPDPATDEAAAKFDQAAADLETALRSVEADSVTEELNGAIAAGRVMRNGLRGSSPVTIAEQVGQVGDRIIAATAVSNSLEEVTIQRYFLQLGLIANKRRLLTQEHIMVAFADANPASRANILTMLGAEMVLINVYAYLSPESATNADVLLEAVQTRIGALGQNTGSLSDNEVVYDSLRRSTAAYTEATGTLLDLVDRSLADRTAELRGVVLRDIAIVVTTLLAGLALALAVARSLVVPIRRLRHGALQVAHVDLPNELEVVRSGGATPEPTRVEVHTTEEIGQLARAVDDIHGAALHLAAEQARLRLQIGSMFETLSRRSQSLVEQQLSLIEELEHDEDDSGRLQSLFRLDHLATRMRRNGDNLLVLAGTALRRGHLPPVPLSDMLWSAVSQVEDYQRVEIGAAPDGVVPGEPAVDIEHLLAELIDNALRYSPPTTSVAVSVARSVDGGYLIEIMDRGLGMSAEDLQTVNSHLASGGEVTVETARRMGLFVVGRLAKRHNITVNLRRTSAMTQQPGITASVHLPGSLVTALPPNDKHPKELLSPTPSKSEQTSSFELPGSPAPRILQPVPSPASAEHGMPSEPGPRGGTGSGLPQRRPAIRVAPAPDRGGDRPASGGFAEESPKVDVWAEPENYADTPAPAPFSSETQAQDSYSTAGYPSQSYATETYEPAPTGAQPSGSLGAADSHPTEVYSSSSARSFEAYQGDPYVTDVYVPGDPVPQQVPIPGREEAGSAQTAPSQTTSTGLRPVTTESPTPIYQRMVSEWLVEPASSGSESEDDKDNGAGGGEWAAPGDTGWAAAAEASKPTVSGRTNGGLPIRRPGAQLVPGGLAPANESNARDPEEIRNSLTRHLSGVRSGRADAQYNDGGLE